One genomic window of Medicago truncatula cultivar Jemalong A17 chromosome 1, MtrunA17r5.0-ANR, whole genome shotgun sequence includes the following:
- the LOC25484159 gene encoding GDSL esterase/lipase At5g33370 isoform X2 yields the protein MTNMRVVLITLPMVFVTIISLVVTMRVQAASRAFFVFGDSLVDSGNNNYLLTTARADSPPYGIDYPGHRPTGRFSNGVNLPDLIGQHIGLSEPTLPYLSPQLTGQRLLVGANFASAGIGILNDTGIQFVGILRMFQQFSLFEQYKQRLSGEVGAEEANRIVNEALVLITLGGNDFVNNYFLTPFSARSRQFTVPQQYCTYLVSQYRNILMRLFDLGARRVLVTGVGPLGCIPAQLATRSINGECVNEIQQAAQFFNQLLLQMTKDLNTQLGCDVFIVANAYQMNMNLITNPQNFGFVTSKVACCGQGRFNGVGLCTALSNICPNRDLYAFWDPFHPTERALRFIVQDIFNGTSDFMSPMNLSTIIAMDSNV from the exons ATGACTAACATGAGAGTAGTTCTCATCACTCTCCCCATGGTGTTTGTCACCATCATAAGCTTGGTTGTTACAATGAGAGTTCAAGCTGCATCTCgtgctttctttgtttttggtgACTCACTTGTTGACAGTGGCAACAATAATTATTTGCTAACCACGGCACGTGCCGACTCTCCTCCTTATGGCATCGATTATCCCGGTCATCGTCCCACCGGTCGCTTCTCCAATGGTGTCAACCTCCCTGACCTTATCG GCCAGCATATTGGACTGTCTGAACCCACGTTACCATATTTGAGTCCTCAATTGACCGGACAAAGACTATTGGTTGGAGCCAATTTTGCTTCAGCTGGGATTGGAATTCTTAATGACACCGGCATTCAATTT GTGGGAATATTAAGAATGTTTCAACAATTTTCGTTGTTTGAGCAATACAAACAAAGATTGAGTGGAGAAGTAGGGGCTGAGGAGGCAAATAGAATTGTTAATGAAGCTTTGGTACTTATAACACTTGGTGGTAATGATTTTGTCAACAACTATTTTCTCACTCCATTTTCAGCTAGGTCTCGTCAATTCACCGTGCCACAACAATACTGCACCTATCTTGTCTCTCAGTATCGAAATATTCTTATG AGGttgtttgacttgggagctagAAGGGTGCTTGTGACCGGAGTCGGTCCATTGGGTTGTATTCCTGCTCAACTTGCTACTAGGAGCATAAATGGAGAGTGTGTAAATGAGATACAACAAGCTGCTCAATTTTTCAACCAACTTTTGCTTCAAATGACTAAAGACCTCAACACTCAACTGGGATGTGATGTGTTTATTGTTGCCAATGCTTATCAAATGAACATGAATCTGATCACCAATCCTCAAAACTTTG GTTTTGTTACATCAAAGGTAGCTTGCTGTGGTCAAGGACGTTTCAATGGAGTAGGACTATGCACTGCCTTGTCAAACATATGCCCAAATCGTGATCTCTATGCCTTTTGGGACCCTTTTCATCCAACTGAACGTGCTTTGAGATTTATCGTTCAAGACATCTTTAATGGAACCTCTGATTTTATGAGCCCTATGAACCTCAGCACCATCATAGCTATGGACTCCAACGTCTAA
- the LOC25484161 gene encoding uncharacterized protein isoform X2: protein MQRSFNAMKKMGISRINPNDLSHHLRQKKAKFIAPHEKQNPRFEEEPDHSSHIPLQRENVTTCDPKTSEYAFFKKLKKDASLRFSSGPGKKDDGSLSSKKPEFDDCSKERTDDVMVGTKKGGNSSRINQDVSTFEMDSFRSPSVRAMNKSDMYSMCSKLTNSQGCGDTIKPQGFSHEGNQYEDGDIFSRKRQKLRQCVADTLFPDTEKPCSKGLDIVSMLLSRLFPMSADCTVKNKYEEPNSGEIESATRYDLLDSRESDVQFNEHYLIPERKLLELESSSYCNDQMLSPMFLESGEKIAPHAEFPTYHYQKFQPRYSITAPECKLSGTPSFSAYVKGDNDITSGSLFNEVENATRYSLLDSQELDFQCKELHQMPKRKLLELESGSYFNDQMVSPMFPELGERLTPHAEFPTYHSQNFQPQYSITAPNCKLSGTPSFRTSGKGDVTHGSLFNEVDFQCTEIQQIPKRKLLELEPSSSFSDHLLPPMFLRSVDLITPHTDFPIYPHMSRPVFRTEAESEFGELPSYLDKNDVTHGFLCNEQKHETFTLDHFNELGKLEREPIPLLLENAFDCTKDEIKLPVTSNYAKPYMAPALSILDHGEDPISNDSLGDFHFRPSPLLLDKPHDFNSVLDSGLLKYQKPQFGDHLYKDDEEMDMNCNHTALSFSHNKHYFKLSENFQNEASSVQDSIYLPAYHHWVRKAGSCDYHHRRDTEAWLSSSPGCLSLTSSRSNYRSSISRNLQLPESENMSSLFHIEDHYEPKINGGDQGEVLYHLSEAFVQIYNSSCLHMSMQRDNGCPFSLDDSDNINEQEQRHEMLL, encoded by the exons ATGCAGCGTTCATTCAATGCAATGAAGAAAATGGGAATTTCCCGAATAAACCCCAACGATCTATCTCATCATCTTCGTCAGAAGAAAGCTAAGTTCATTGCTCctcatgaaaaacaaaaccCTAGATTTGAAGAAGAACCAGATCATTCTTCTCACATTCCATTACAGAGAGAAAATGTTACAACAT GTGATCCGAAAACTTCTGAGTATGCTTTCtttaagaaattgaagaagGATGCAAGCCTCAGATTTTCTTCTGGTCCAGGAAAAAAGGATGATGGTTCCTTATCATCCAAGAAGCCTGAATTTGATGACTGTTCCAAAG AGAGAACTGATGATGTTATGGTTGGGACTAAGAAGGGCGGCAACTCTTCAAGGATCAATCAAGACGTATCAACTTTTGAGATGGATTCATTTCGTTCACCTTCTGTTAGAGCTATGAATAAGTCAG ACATGTACTCTATGTGCAGCAAGCTGACAAATTCTCAAGGTTGTGGTGACACCATCAAACCCCAGGGATTTTCACATGAAG GAAACCAGTATGAGGATGGAGACATCTTCTCTAGAAAGAGACAGAAACTACGACAGTGTGTTGCCGATACCTTATTTCCTGATACAGAGAAACCGTGTTCAAAagg GCTTGATATTGTTTCCATGCTTCTTAGTCGCCTGTTTCCGATGAGCGCTGACTGCACCgtaaaaaat AAATACGAGGAACCTAATTCAGGAGAAATAGAGAGTGCTACCAGATACGATTTACTTGACTCTCGAGAGTCGGATGTTCAATTTAACGAGCACTATCTGATACCTGAGAGGAAACTTCTGGAACTTGAATCAAGCTCATACTGCAATGATCAGATGTTGTCTCCTATGTTTCTCGAATCAGGTGAGAAAATTGCTCCACATGCTGAGTTTCCAACCTATCATTATCAGAAATTTCAACCTCGGTACAGCATAACAGCGCCTGAGTGCAAACTAAGTGGAACTCCAAGTTTCAGTGCCTATGTCAAGGGTGACAATGACATAACTTCTGGATCTCTGTTTAACGAAGTAGAAAATGCTACCAGATATAGTCTGCTTGATTCTCAAGAGCTAGATTTTCAATGTAAAGAACTCCATCAGATGCCTAAGAGGAAACTTCTTGAACTTGAATCTGGCTCATACTTCAATGATCAGATGGTGTCTCCTATGTTTCCCGAATTGGGAGAGAGACTTACTCCACATGCCGAGTTTCCAACCTATCATTCTCAGAACTTTCAACCTCAGTACAGTATAACAGCACCCAACTGCAAACTGAGTGGAACTCCAAGTTTCAGGACCTCCGGTAAGGGTGACGTAACTCATGGATCTCTGTTTAACGAAGTAGATTTTCAATGTACTGAAATCCAACAGATACCTAAGAGGAAACTCCTTGAACTTGAACCAAGCTCATCCTTCAGTGATCATTTGTTGCCTCCTATGTTCCTTCGATCAGTTGACTTAATTACTCCTCACACCGACTTTCCAATCTATCCTCACATGTCTCGACCTGTGTTCCGAACAGAAGCTGAAAGCGAATTTGGTGAGCTTCCAAGTTACCTTGACAAGAATGATGTAACTCATGGATTTCTGTGTAATGAGCAAAAGCATGAAACTTTTACACTGGATCATTTCAATGAGCTGGGGAAACTTGAGAGAGAACCGATTCCTCTTCTTCTGGAAAATGCTTTTGATTGCACAAAGGATGAGATAAAGTTACCTGTCACTTCTAATTATGCAAAACCATATATGGCCCCTGCATTATCAATTTTAGACCATGGTGAAGACCCGATATCAAATGATTCATTAGGTGACTTCCACTTTAGGCCCTCACCCTTATTACTCGACAAACCACATGACTTCAATTCAGTTTTGGATTCTGGTTTATTGAAATATCAAAAGCCCCAGTTTGGAGATCATCTTTACAAGGATGATGAAGAAATGGACATGAATTGTAACCACACAGCATTGTCCTTCTCGCACAATAAACACTACTTTAAATTGTCAGAAAATTTCCAGAATGAAGCTTCATCTGTTCAAGACAGCATATACCTTCCAGCCTACCATCATTGGGTTAGAAAAGCAGGTTCCTGTGACTACCATCATCGTCGTGATACGGAAGCCTGGCTTTCATCTTCACCTGGGTGCTTATCCTTAACCAGTTCACGATCAAATTACCGAAGTTCGATTTCCAGAAATTTACAGCTACCCGAAAGCGAAAATATGTCTTCGCTTTTTCATATTGAGGATCATTATGAGCCCAAGATCAACGGTGGAGATCAGGGGGAAgttctttatcatttaagtgAAGCCTTTGTTCAAATATATAACTCCTCATGTCTTCATATGTCCATGCAAAGAGACAATGGATGCCCATTTTCTCTGGATGACAGTGACAATATCAATGAGCAAGAGCAAAGACATGAGATGCTCCTCTAA
- the LOC25484160 gene encoding tetraspanin-18: MRLHCCHFSLAFLLKFLNFLQAFVGLSILLYSIWMLNQWDHFTPQPPLPHLSLSLPRSFSPQFTSDINLPAPWFIYAFMCVGILVCCIAFFGCIAAEIINGCCLCFYTVLITVLVLLEAALVAFIAIDRQWQEDLPVDPTGQLASIRSFIEDNQDISRWVGIAVLVVQALSLLVALILRATVSTRRADFDDEEEYDVRGRSREPLLNHQSGQTSGISKGDIRGNLSDVWSSRMREKYGLNNGDKHSYEA, encoded by the exons ATGCGACTCCATTGTTGCCATTTTTCCTTAGCATTCCTCCTCAAATTTCTCAATTTCCTTCAAGCATTTGTTGGTCTTTCAATTCTTCTCTATTCCATATGGATGCTCAATCAATGGGATCATTTCACTCCTCAACCACCTCTTCCTCATCTTTCCCTTTCTCTTCCTCGCTCCTTTTCCCCTCAATTCACTTCTGATATCAACCTCCCCGCTCCATG GTTCATCTATGCTTTCATGTGTGTGGGAATATTGGTGTGCTGCATTGCTTTCTTTGGTTGCATTGCAGCGGAGATTATTAATGGTTGCTGCTTGTGTTTT TACACAGTACTAATCACAGTACTTGTTCTACTTGAGGCTGCTTTGGTGGCATTCATTGCAATTGATCGTCAATGGCAAGAG GATCTTCCGGTTGATCCAACCGGTCAACTTGCGAGTATTCGATCTTTCATCGAAGATAATCAAGATATATCTAGATGGGTTGGCATTGCTGTTCTTGTAGTTCAG GCATTATCTCTATTGGTAGCACTAATATTGCGAGCCACAGTTTCTACTCGAAGAGCAGATTTTGATGATGAGGAGGAATATGATGTTAGGGGTAGAAGTCGGGAGCCGCTATTAAATCATCAGTCTGGCCAAACATCTGGGATAAGCAAAGGTGATATCAGAGGAAACCTCTCTGACGTTTGGAGTTCACGGATGAGAGAGAAG TACGGATTGAACAATGGTGACAAGCACAGTTACGAAGCGTGA
- the LOC25484161 gene encoding uncharacterized protein isoform X1 — MSKEKNSKHSPSNVVAKLMGLETLSKGEPNLSVIRSQTKDYYQDMYGHLGWPLKHWKVEDRFMMDKGMLHEFHHPSTEQVDYKDGYETWMQSQRGRWREDVDEGKMALVRQKFIEAKYLSTDETLRQSKQFEDALDILSSNNELLVRFLDSQNIYQIPSTPQDDANHITLIKPLKMFGNDKSSGKGKKKDRLIKKPENYDQAAVWENRNYGYSPESTRIVVLKPSPGRTNDLKALVSPTNPSPQSFYQGNGDANVLESIEVAKEITLQMHEGLRSYQKNKILHSSVFSSGYSSDENSFDKSYHDLEAMSPMPRHSWDCIHVCGSPYSTQSLGRTTCSPESSVCIEAKKRLSERWNVMASNGKGHQEQRHVSRNSTLGEMLSLSLVKKSATSVIESTNKHQEEERKSVSCTESFNEKISINDSPQNDCGLNPDPASSTVYEPSLGIDAVDKEHGSKVVAKSKSKKSSFKGKVASFLFSMSKKSTKKKSSSSHSNDESETIVNETSVPSVNSSGFLGDNVSQSFNVGGFEESLAALCESVSSEPQEDMITLEPGLNESKPLVPEIPNEKQDRPSPISVLESPFEEYNTPHESLESTKDGHMGSLVPMKSNLIDKSPHIESVARTLSWDEDSCGELASPYYPLKRACSLDTKLEDHEWLILVQKLLSASGLDDDQQQYDSFHTRWYSLESPLDPSLRDTYVNINENKDSTQPLNEAKRRKMRSNQKLVFDCVNAALLEVVGYDGSENYFKMCSGTHRRPFFVQEGSCLMDHIVAQMNELIANGMKFVWGGDSHSLVVENVVRKEVVESGLVEVMRMEIDALGREIEGKIIEELVENLVLDFTGR, encoded by the exons ATGTCCAAAGAAAAAAACTCCAAGCATAGTCCATCTAATGTAGTTGCTAAATTAATGGGGCTTGAAACCCTTTCAAAAGGAGAGCCGAATTTATCGGTGATTAGAAGCCAAACAAAAGATTATTATCAAGACATGTATGGTCATTTAGGGTGGCCATTGAAACATTGGAAAGTGGAAGATAGGTTTATGATGGATAAGGGAATGCTTCATGAATTTCATCATCCAAGCACAGAACAAGTTGATTACAAAGATGGATATGAAACATGGATGCAATCTCAGAGAGGAAGGTGGAGGGAAGATGTTGATGAGGGGAAGATGGCTCTCGTTCGTCAGAAATTCATTGAAGCAAAATATCTGTCAACAGATGAGACGCTGCGCCAATCGAAGCAATTTGAAGATGCATTGGATATTTTAAGCTCAAACAATGAACTCTTGGTCAGGTTTCTAGATTcacaaaatatttatcaaattcCCTCTACTCCACAGGATGATGCAAATCACATTACTCTTATCAAACCTTTGAAGATGTTTGGCAATGACAAGTCTTCTGGAAAGGGTAAGAAGAAGGATAGGTTGATTAAGAAACCAGAAAATTATGATCAAGCAGCTGTATGGGAGAACAGGAATTATGGATACTCTCCGGAATCTACTCGAATAGTGGTATTGAAGCCTAGTCCTGGGAGAACAAATGATCTTAAGGCTTTGGTTTCTCCAACAAATCCATCGCCTCAAAGTTTCTATCAGGGAAATGGAGATGCTAATGTACTTGAATCCATAGAAGTAGCAAAAGAGATTACACTCCAAATGCATGAAGGCCTAAGAAGCTaccaaaagaataaaattttacattctTCGGTATTTTCCAGTGGCTATTCCAGTGATGAGAACTCATTTGACAAATCATATCATGATTTGGAAGCCATGTCACCAATGCCAAGGCATTCTTGGGATTGCATCCATGTATGTGGCAGTCCTTATTCTACACAATCTTTAGGACGTACAACGTGTTCTCCCGAGTCCTCGGTGTGCATAGAGGCAAAGAAACGACTTTCTGAAAGATGGAACGTCATGGCATCTAACGGAAAAGGCCATCAAGAACAAAGGCATGTGTCGAGAAACTCTACTTTGGGTGAAATGCTTTCTCTTTCCCTTGTAAAGAAATCTGCAACATCTGTGATTGAGAGTACTAATAAACaccaagaagaagaaagaaaatctgTTTCTTGCACTGAATCTTTCAATGAAAAAATTAGCATTAATGATTCTCCTCAAAACGATTGTGGGTTGAATCCTGACCCTGCATCTTCAACAGTCTATGAACCTAGCCTCGGCATTGATGCCGTTGACAAAGAACATGGCTCCAAGGTGGTGGCAAAGTCCAAGAGTAAGAAATCATCATTTAAAGGGAAAGTTGCAAGTTTCTTATTTTCAATGAGTAAAAAGTCAACCAAGAAAAAATCTAGTTCATCTCATTCGAATGATGAATCTGAAACTATTGTCAACGAAACATCAGTTCCATCAGTAAATTCATCTGGATTCCTCGGAGATAATGTGTCTCAAAGCTTCAATGTTGGTGGATTTGAAGAGTCTCTTGCAGCTTTATGTGAATCAGTCTCTAGTGAACCACAAGAAGACATGATTACACTAGAG CCTGGATTGAATGAGTCAAAGCCCTTGGTGCCAGAGATTCCAAATGAAAAACAAGATCGGCCTAGTCCAATCTCAGTGTTAGAATCTCCATTTGAAGAATACAATACACCTCATGAGTCCTTGGAAAGCACGAAAGATGGTCACATGG GATCACTGGTGCCGATGAAGTCCAATTTAATCGACAAATCACCACATATAGAATCAGTGGCTAGGACCCTATCATGGGATGAAGATTCTTGTGGAGAGTTAGCAAGTCCATATTATCCATTAAAAAGGGCTTGTTCCTTAGACACCAAGTTAGAGGATCATGAATGGCTTATCTTAGTCCAAAAACTACTATCAGCATCTGGACTTGATGATGATCAACAACAGTATGACTCATTTCACACAAGATGGTATTCCCTTGAAAGCCCATTGGACCCATCATTGAGGGACACATATGTCAACATAAATGAAAACAAGGACAGTACTCAGCCTCTTAATGAGGCCAAGAGAAGGAAAATGAGGTCAAATCAGAAACTTGTATTTGATTGTGTTAATGCTGCACTATTGGAAGTTGTTGGCTATGATGGATCAGAGAATTACTTCAAGATGTGCAGTGGGACCCACAGAAGGCCCTTCTTTGTTCAAGAGGGTTCATGTTTGATGGACCACATTGTGGCCCAAATGAATGAATTAATAGCAAATGGGATGAAGTTTGTTTGGGGTGGGGACAGTCACAGCTTGGTTGTAGAAAATGTTGTTAGGAAAGAGGTTGTGGAGAGTGGGTTGGTTGAGGTTATGAGAATGGAGATTGATGCTTTGGGGAGGGAAATAGAAGGAAAGATTATAGAAGAACTCGTCGAGAATCTTGTGCTCGATTTTACAGGCAGATGA
- the LOC25484159 gene encoding GDSL esterase/lipase At5g33370 isoform X1, translating to MTNMRVVLITLPMVFVTIISLVVTMRVQAASRAFFVFGDSLVDSGNNNYLLTTARADSPPYGIDYPGHRPTGRFSNGVNLPDLIGQHIGLSEPTLPYLSPQLTGQRLLVGANFASAGIGILNDTGIQFVNSLIYYVGILRMFQQFSLFEQYKQRLSGEVGAEEANRIVNEALVLITLGGNDFVNNYFLTPFSARSRQFTVPQQYCTYLVSQYRNILMRLFDLGARRVLVTGVGPLGCIPAQLATRSINGECVNEIQQAAQFFNQLLLQMTKDLNTQLGCDVFIVANAYQMNMNLITNPQNFGFVTSKVACCGQGRFNGVGLCTALSNICPNRDLYAFWDPFHPTERALRFIVQDIFNGTSDFMSPMNLSTIIAMDSNV from the exons ATGACTAACATGAGAGTAGTTCTCATCACTCTCCCCATGGTGTTTGTCACCATCATAAGCTTGGTTGTTACAATGAGAGTTCAAGCTGCATCTCgtgctttctttgtttttggtgACTCACTTGTTGACAGTGGCAACAATAATTATTTGCTAACCACGGCACGTGCCGACTCTCCTCCTTATGGCATCGATTATCCCGGTCATCGTCCCACCGGTCGCTTCTCCAATGGTGTCAACCTCCCTGACCTTATCG GCCAGCATATTGGACTGTCTGAACCCACGTTACCATATTTGAGTCCTCAATTGACCGGACAAAGACTATTGGTTGGAGCCAATTTTGCTTCAGCTGGGATTGGAATTCTTAATGACACCGGCATTCAATTTGTAAATTCGTTAATTTACTAC GTGGGAATATTAAGAATGTTTCAACAATTTTCGTTGTTTGAGCAATACAAACAAAGATTGAGTGGAGAAGTAGGGGCTGAGGAGGCAAATAGAATTGTTAATGAAGCTTTGGTACTTATAACACTTGGTGGTAATGATTTTGTCAACAACTATTTTCTCACTCCATTTTCAGCTAGGTCTCGTCAATTCACCGTGCCACAACAATACTGCACCTATCTTGTCTCTCAGTATCGAAATATTCTTATG AGGttgtttgacttgggagctagAAGGGTGCTTGTGACCGGAGTCGGTCCATTGGGTTGTATTCCTGCTCAACTTGCTACTAGGAGCATAAATGGAGAGTGTGTAAATGAGATACAACAAGCTGCTCAATTTTTCAACCAACTTTTGCTTCAAATGACTAAAGACCTCAACACTCAACTGGGATGTGATGTGTTTATTGTTGCCAATGCTTATCAAATGAACATGAATCTGATCACCAATCCTCAAAACTTTG GTTTTGTTACATCAAAGGTAGCTTGCTGTGGTCAAGGACGTTTCAATGGAGTAGGACTATGCACTGCCTTGTCAAACATATGCCCAAATCGTGATCTCTATGCCTTTTGGGACCCTTTTCATCCAACTGAACGTGCTTTGAGATTTATCGTTCAAGACATCTTTAATGGAACCTCTGATTTTATGAGCCCTATGAACCTCAGCACCATCATAGCTATGGACTCCAACGTCTAA